GTCTGCAAAGCGGTTGGCATATCTCACGTCAGTGCGCCGGGTCGAGCGATTGCGCTGAATCCCCAGAATTTCTTTCCGCACAAGATAGATTCGTGACCTAGGTTTTCAATAGCAATCAATCCCGATCCTCTGATGCGTCTGCTCAGGGGGTCAGGTGCGGCTGCTACGGAACCAATTCTCTTAGCACGAAACCGCGGCGTTGCCGCACACTATCGAAGAGGCTCTCGCCATGTGGCGAACGCGTCCGCAATCACGTCGAGTATCCCGTTTCTTGCATGACAAAAAGGGCAAGCGAACCGGCGCTACGATTGTGGAAACTGCACTCGTGATGCCGGTTTTTTTCATGTTTGTGTTCGCGATTATCGAGTTTGGCCATGCCACGATGATCAACAACGTGCTGAAGAATGCCTGCCGTACGGCTGCTCGCTGGGGTTCCGCGACCGGAGCGACAACCGCTCAGGTCGAACAATATGCCCGCGACCGCATGGGCGGTGCCGTCAATCCTGCGATGGTCAACATCCAGATTAAAGACGCGAGCATGTTCGACACCGGCGGAGATGCTCCGAAAACAAACGCAGATTTCCAGGCAATGCCTGACATCGAACTCAAGAACGCCGAGCCGAGGCAGATGTTCATGGTCCGCGCGTCGATCCCTTACGGCGAGGTTTCGCTGATTCCTCAACCCTGGCTGGGCGGTGTCACGCTCAGCGGCCAGACCTTTACTCGTCACGAATAACCACTGGCCGACGACTCCCATACAGGAACTGACACGCTTTCATTGAAAAGCAACTTACGCACTTCGGTGCTTTATCTCATTCTTCTATTCCACTACCCAGTGCCATGAACCTATTCACGCGAAGACGAGCACTCAACAATCGACGGGCCACGGCAACGGTCGAATTTGCCGTGATCGCTCCGGTATTTTTAATGCTCATTCTGGGAATGTTGGAAGCCAGCCGGCTGTTCGATACTTATTCGCAACTGGCCCAGGCTGCTCGCGACGGGGCTCGACTTGGTGCCATGGATCGCGCCGATTGGGTTGCCAGCGGACTACGCTCGAACGACAAGATCATCGCCGACATTCGAAGCAGTCTTGAAGCTGCCGGGTACGACCCCGACAAGCTCGAGATCTCGATCGAACCGGCGAACAAGCCAGGCGAATCCTTCGATCTGGATGATCCCAATAACGATCTCGACTTATTCCAGGTACGCATTGCACTTCCATTTTCTGAGGTAGCCGCAATGCCTGTACCTGACGGAGTAGATTACGACCTGTCTACGGCCGTAATCTTCCGCAACACGCGGTCGACGATTGTTCAATAGTCATCAATTCTCTTGCGTTTCCGTTCCGCCCCCAATCAAAGCCAGTTGGCAATTGCGACTGCACTCCCCCGCAGGTACAGAGAGATAAGAGTCATGGCCAGTAAACGACACTTCCGGCTGAAGTCAGCACAACCGCGGCGTGGTGTGTTCATCGTCCTCGCGGCCTTCGTGATGATCGTTCTGTTCGCGTTCCTTTCACTCGGGATCGACTCTGGGTTGATCGCGATGGAACAGACCCGTCTGCAGAACGCAGTCGACGCGGCGGCACTGGCGGCTTCGCAGGAGATTACTTCCGCAGTCCAGGACGCTCCTCAGGGAGGCGATCCTAATTCCATCTCGCTTGAATATGCTCGCGAGATGGCAGTCGACGTGGCGGAACGCAATGGCGTTTACATTGACCCTTCCCGCGACGTGATCTTCGGCAAACGAACTTACAACGAAGGCACCGGCAAGTGGGACATCAACTGGAACGAAGGTCCGTACAACGTCGTGAAAGTGGTCGCTCACCGCGATCAGCCCGACATGTCGGCCCGTGATAGTTCGCTGGCCCTCGCCTTTGGCTGGGCCGTCGGTAAGCCGACGATCGATTTGAAAGCGGAAGCAATCGCCTTCGTCGAAGCACGCGACATGGTCGTGGTGCTCGACTTCTCGGGCTCCATGAACGACGACAGCCGCTACTCCTCGATCGGTCGCCTTGGCCAGGACAGCATCGAGAATAACATGGTCGACATCTTCAACTCGATGAACCCAAATGTTGGTAGCCTGACCTTCGAGCAGGACTACCTGACCATCGTGGGTGCTCCACCGACCAACGGCGGCGCACCACAAAACACCGTGACCTTCAAAGATCGCGAAGTCTTTGTCAAATCGACCAAGACCCTCAAGCGAGTGATGCTGTACTTCGACAACGGCCGTACCCAGACCTTCAGCGCCAGTGGCACCAGCGGAACCTTCAAGGGAACCGGCAGCTATAACGGTCGCCAGATCGATCGGGTTTATGTCCGGGCCGGCAATGCGACAGGCAACGGCGAAGAATTCCGCGACACCAACAGCGCGGTTAAAGATGCCTTCGGTCTCTCGAACTTGAAATACCCATACTCGCGTGGTAGCTGGGACGAGTTCATCAACTATTGCCGCGATAACGTTTCCAGCAGCAGCGGAAACCGGCAGAAGTATGGCAAGCTGAACTTTGTCGACTACCTGCTGACCAACCGTTATCACAACTACGAAACGCAGGACTTGTGGAAGTCGCCGCACTACCCGTTCCACGCGATCAAGAACGGTTTCTCATTGTTCCTCGACTTCCTGGAAGATCTCGACTTTGGTGATGAAGTCGGTATCGTTTCTTACGACGAGTCGTCGCGAGTGGAACATACACTGAGCGATGGCGACACCTACGCCAGCTTGAATGGCAACTGGATTTCAGACGAGTACGACACGCTCGATACCATCCAGCGACACAAGCAAGCCGGTCATTATGGTAGCTACACGGCCATGGGTTACGGCGTGAAGGAAGCGAACCAGCTTCTGCTCGATCACTCGCGTCACGGGGCTCGCCCAACGATGGTGGTAATGACCGACGGTAATGCCAACCAATACCCCTATGGATGGAGCCTGCCCGGGGACTGGAACTGGAACGAAATCACCGACTACGACGGCGACGGTCGGGCCGACTACACCACCGGCGACCGCTCGAAGCAGTATGCCTTGTATGAAGCGGTCGAAGCCCACAAACGGGGCGTGACCGTGCATACGATGAGCGTGGGTGCTTCCGCAGACCGACAGTTGATGACCGCCATCGCAGGGGCGTGCGGCGGAATTCACATCGCTGTGCCGGGTGGTTCCACCATTGCTGAACTGGAAGCCCAGATGCTGGAAGCCTTCCAGCAGATCGCGGCCAAGGTTCCACCACCGCAATTGGTCTACGACCTGACCCAGGCCCAGGAATAAGCCAAACTCCGACATACACCACGACGTGTCCAGCAAGGTGGTTGCCTTTGAAGTCTCGACTCGGGGCAACCACCTTGTGTTATTTCTTGTCTGGCAATTGGTTCGTTAGAATGAGGGAAGCATTCTAACGACGACACCACCTCTTCTGATTGCCGACCATGGACGATTCAAATTCCATCCAACACAGCGAGACCTTTCCTGTCAAACCGCCGATTAGCTGGGTGATGTTCCCACATTGGCCGGAAGATGGCGACCATTGGATTCATCCTGAAGATCGTCATAAGGCCGAGGGGCTGATTCCGAGCGATGTCATCTTTCGTCGCGAAGCAACCGACGACGATTGGTACGAGCTAAGCTACGGCGATGTGACGCTGAGGGCCCGCCCTGTCATGGTGGAAGAATTGCCGGAGCCAAAATACAAGATGGGCGAGATCGTCGAATTGGCCAACCAGATCGATGGCGACAAGATGTCGACTGGCCGAATCTATGCGATCCGCTGGAGCGACTATCACCGCGAACCCCATTACTATTTGATTCGCGGTGATCTCAAGAGCCAGAACGCTTATCTGGCCAAAGATTTAAAACCGTACGAGCCGCCGAAGGAATTTCATGCGATGCATACCTACGAGGACTAAACCTCGTCGGATGCTTACTTAACGCGTGGTGCCGGCTGCGGCGGAAGCGACCGAACCCGAGCCTGTTTCGGCCGCGGTGAAGGTAGCCCAGATCGGCAAGTGATCAGAAACGTCGCTGGCTTGTTCCTGGGTCAGCTTGAAGGCGGTCATCAAGTCGAGCACGCCCACGTCGCCGGTGAATTCGGTCGTCAATCGCCGATCGAAGACAATGTTATCGTAGCTCTTGGTTTGCAGCGTGTTCGTAGGCGTGCCTTGGACCGTAGCAAAGATGCCTGGAATCTTGCCGAGCATTCCGAGCTTGGTGTAGTCGACATTCAAGTCACCCAGCAAGATCACGTCGTCTTCGTTCGGGTTCGCCTGGCGGACCACTTCATACACTTCGGCCAACGCGTCCAGTTCCTGGTCGGTTTCGTCCGGGTCGGTGTGGATGTTGATCAACGTGAAGCTGAATGGCTGCACGCCTTCAGGGACGCGGGCACGGAACGAAGCGACATATGGTTCGCGGTGCAACAGGTCGAGCGGATCGTTGAGCGTGAAATCGCTCTTCTCGACGAACTCGATCTTGGCTGTGTTGTACAAGAATACGTACTGCTCTTTGCTCACCGTTCGACCGATACGAGGCCCGACCAGCGAGGCCCAGTGCGAACCATCGGCGTTGATCATTTCCAGCCAACGTGGAATGACGTCTTGTTCTTTGCTGCGTAGCTCTTGCACCGCGACGACGTCAAACGACTTGACCACCTGGGTCAAGACTTGCATCACCTCGGGCTTATCCATCTTCGATTGTCCGAAGACCTGGATATTGAAGCTGGCAATCCGAATCGACTCGCCCGGCTGCGCGGCCACGGTGGTCCCACCGGCAGGCGTCTGGGGCAATTGCTCCAGCATCTGCTCGACATTGCAGCCAGTAGCCGCAAACAGACCTACGAGAAACGCCAGCGACGAAAGAATAAGAGCACGCACCAGAAGCCTCCTTGCTATGTGCGGTGTCGATTCGTGATGGAAAGCAGGCCATCCTTCGGCCTACTCCCCAACAAATGCGGGGCAACCTTAGCGGAACGAATGGAACGCTTCCAGATCAGTCACTGCGTTGAAAGCAGGAAAAGCGTTGCTGCGGCATTCTTTTTCAGAAGACAACCCGGCGCGAACCGCTAGCAGCGGCAGAGTGATCGATGCGGTCGCGCCGTAAGAGATCGGCTGCAAGCCAAAGGCTTACAGCTTTTCAAGCGCACTGGCAGCAAGCCGGGCCGTGCGAGGGTTGTCGCTGGCCGCTGCCTTTTGCAAGGCTTCACGCACCGACGCGTCGCCCGAACCGATCTTGCCGATCGCCCAGATCGCTCGATCGCGGACTTCAGGCGGGGTTTCCGGTTGATTGATCGCAGCCGCTAACTGGGGCAGGGCAGGAGAGCCTGCTTCTTCGAGTCGGCCCACCAGCGTCGCCGCCCAATAAGCCGTTGGCGCTGCGGCAGTTAAGAGATCGATCAACGCGGGCAGCTCTTCTTTGGCAGGCGGTCCCAACTCTTCGAGGGCACCGTTCGCCCATTCGCTGACTTGTTCGTCTTCGTCGGCACAGCATCGACAAAGTGGAATCACAGCGGCCTGGGCCAAGTCGGTATTTTTAGCACAAGCCTCCGCGGCTTGCCGCCTCTCGTCGACGTTACTGCTTCCCAAAGCTTGGATTGCGATCGATGGCTCCATACAGTTGCTTTCTAGAAACAAAGTTGAGTCGGAGTTTTCTGCCCAATTCGCAAATTCTCAGCTCATTGAGCAGAATTGCGCTAAACGATCCACCCACATGGGGGTACCATGTCGGGTGAGGGGCATTGGCAGACCGGCGACGGGCTGCAACTCTTGGATCTATGACCGCACCTAGCTTAGCGCCAACGTGAGATTATGAATCCCCATTTCGTGAATAACCCGATGCCTTTTTCGGACAGTGCCGAAGAGGCCAGCCCCTCCGGCTCTCAAGATATCGAAACCGGTGGGACGCCGCCACTAAGCCGCGAGGCCCAGGCCAACCTCTGGCGTTACATCGACCATTTAGAGCGGTGGCGGCAATCGATTGGATTTGAGATCCACGACGGGCTGACGCAGCAAATAACAGCCGCACTGCTGTTTCTCGAGTCGTACCAGCGCGAGCAGCCCGATCCGACGACACTTGAACGCTGCCGGGCGATCCTGGAAGAAGCCCTGGCCGAGTCGCGTCGTTTGATCCAAGGGCTCAGCCCCAAAAAGCTTGATGACGAGGGGATCGAAGCGGCCTTGGCCGAGTTCCTCACGGTGCCGTCGGTGTCACTGGCTACGGTCGAGTTGGAAGTCGATGCCGAGCTTCCTTCGCTATCTCCCTGGCAACGGACCACGCTGTTCCGCTTCCTGCAAGAGTGCATCACCAACGCCCGCAAGCATAGCGAGGCCTCGAAGATCGCTGTCTCGCTCCACCAACAAGATGGCCAGCTTGTCGGCAAGGTAATCGACAATGGGATCGGCTTCGACCTGGAAACCGTCAAGCTGGTGGGCTACGGAATGCGAAGCCTTCAGC
This genomic interval from Bremerella sp. JC817 contains the following:
- a CDS encoding TadE family protein, producing MNLFTRRRALNNRRATATVEFAVIAPVFLMLILGMLEASRLFDTYSQLAQAARDGARLGAMDRADWVASGLRSNDKIIADIRSSLEAAGYDPDKLEISIEPANKPGESFDLDDPNNDLDLFQVRIALPFSEVAAMPVPDGVDYDLSTAVIFRNTRSTIVQ
- a CDS encoding vWA domain-containing protein is translated as MASKRHFRLKSAQPRRGVFIVLAAFVMIVLFAFLSLGIDSGLIAMEQTRLQNAVDAAALAASQEITSAVQDAPQGGDPNSISLEYAREMAVDVAERNGVYIDPSRDVIFGKRTYNEGTGKWDINWNEGPYNVVKVVAHRDQPDMSARDSSLALAFGWAVGKPTIDLKAEAIAFVEARDMVVVLDFSGSMNDDSRYSSIGRLGQDSIENNMVDIFNSMNPNVGSLTFEQDYLTIVGAPPTNGGAPQNTVTFKDREVFVKSTKTLKRVMLYFDNGRTQTFSASGTSGTFKGTGSYNGRQIDRVYVRAGNATGNGEEFRDTNSAVKDAFGLSNLKYPYSRGSWDEFINYCRDNVSSSSGNRQKYGKLNFVDYLLTNRYHNYETQDLWKSPHYPFHAIKNGFSLFLDFLEDLDFGDEVGIVSYDESSRVEHTLSDGDTYASLNGNWISDEYDTLDTIQRHKQAGHYGSYTAMGYGVKEANQLLLDHSRHGARPTMVVMTDGNANQYPYGWSLPGDWNWNEITDYDGDGRADYTTGDRSKQYALYEAVEAHKRGVTVHTMSVGASADRQLMTAIAGACGGIHIAVPGGSTIAELEAQMLEAFQQIAAKVPPPQLVYDLTQAQE
- a CDS encoding TadE family protein, with translation MWRTRPQSRRVSRFLHDKKGKRTGATIVETALVMPVFFMFVFAIIEFGHATMINNVLKNACRTAARWGSATGATTAQVEQYARDRMGGAVNPAMVNIQIKDASMFDTGGDAPKTNADFQAMPDIELKNAEPRQMFMVRASIPYGEVSLIPQPWLGGVTLSGQTFTRHE
- a CDS encoding endonuclease/exonuclease/phosphatase family protein; translated protein: MRALILSSLAFLVGLFAATGCNVEQMLEQLPQTPAGGTTVAAQPGESIRIASFNIQVFGQSKMDKPEVMQVLTQVVKSFDVVAVQELRSKEQDVIPRWLEMINADGSHWASLVGPRIGRTVSKEQYVFLYNTAKIEFVEKSDFTLNDPLDLLHREPYVASFRARVPEGVQPFSFTLINIHTDPDETDQELDALAEVYEVVRQANPNEDDVILLGDLNVDYTKLGMLGKIPGIFATVQGTPTNTLQTKSYDNIVFDRRLTTEFTGDVGVLDLMTAFKLTQEQASDVSDHLPIWATFTAAETGSGSVASAAAGTTR
- a CDS encoding HEAT repeat domain-containing protein; the encoded protein is MEPSIAIQALGSSNVDERRQAAEACAKNTDLAQAAVIPLCRCCADEDEQVSEWANGALEELGPPAKEELPALIDLLTAAAPTAYWAATLVGRLEEAGSPALPQLAAAINQPETPPEVRDRAIWAIGKIGSGDASVREALQKAAASDNPRTARLAASALEKL
- a CDS encoding sensor histidine kinase; its protein translation is MPFSDSAEEASPSGSQDIETGGTPPLSREAQANLWRYIDHLERWRQSIGFEIHDGLTQQITAALLFLESYQREQPDPTTLERCRAILEEALAESRRLIQGLSPKKLDDEGIEAALAEFLTVPSVSLATVELEVDAELPSLSPWQRTTLFRFLQECITNARKHSEASKIAVSLHQQDGQLVGKVIDNGIGFDLETVKLVGYGMRSLQQKADLLSGELTIESAPGKGSEITLRLPIAAK